CCACTCTTGTAATTCATCACCGCATTTGTCAATGCCAAATTGATTTGTGCAATCATATCATTCGGATGAATCCCCTGACCGGTGTAATCCTTAACGAAGGAAATGGCATATTTTAAATTTCCCTCAATCAATCTCTCACAAACTGAATGATTTCCCCCTCTCAATTCCTTAAGAAGTCTTGTCTCCTCCTCTTCTTGTATGGGCTCAATATCCGCAAGCTCTTCCAAAAAGATTTGTAATAAATCTATTTTTTCTTCCATTGTCATACTCCATATTTTATTGCCATGTGCTACGCTACCACCTTAAGCTGTGAAAGTATGCGAAATACCTCATCATCCCACAACTTTTCCACACTCTTATCAAGTCCAAAAGTCTCACTGGCCATCCCACTCACCACATAGAGTCGCTTCTCTCGATAATAGATATTGACAAAAAAGCTCTTTCCATCCACTAAGTGATTGTCGATATCTTGATTTTTCAACCATTGCAAAAGCATAGAGGAACTGAGCCTAAGCACAATCGTAAAGGAAATGGGTAATTTTTTTCCCTTGACCATATCATAACACAAATTCCTCACTTTTTTCCACTGACAGAAAGATTCTTTTCTACTTTCTTCATCATCAAAATACTCTTTCACTATTTTTCCACTAATATGATAGGTCGCAAATGTCTGTACCTTGGCTTCGACAAGCAAATATTCATCAAAGTCTTCTTTCGCAAAGAGCAATGTTGTCAACTTTTTTTGCTCACTAATTTCATGCTCCCTCACGGTTGACTGCCCCCTTGTAATTCAAAAAGAAATCCGCCCCATCATAGTCACCACTGACTTGCTCAGAAATTCTTCTCCACTCTGAGCCACTGACATCAATTTTTCTCGTGCGAACAAAAGATTGATATGCTGAATCTAAGATGTCTTCTCTTCTTTTTTCCTTCATTTTTGCCTTTTTCTTTGCTGTCTCTTCCTTGTCATAGCCAACAATGCACTTATAAATATAGAACTTTCCCTTATCTTCAATGATGCTACTAACCTGACCATCATTAAGTGCACAAACTGCCTTATCTGCTGTCTCGCACAAATCCTCATGCCCAACTTCAATATCAATATCCTTAGATTCTGAATTTTGCTTTGCAATGGCAAAAAAATCTGCCCCCTCTGCATTGACCTGAGTTTCTAATTCTTGTGCCTTATTTTTATCTCCCACAACAATTCTTTGTAATTTAAGAACTCTTGCTTCTTCCTCACTAATTTCATCGGTGTCACTGTCCGCAATCGTCTCATTGACCTTTTGTGCCAGTGCATACTCCTTAAACATTTCATCCACTTCTTCGTGAGAAATATCAGAAAATGCTGTCTTTTGCTTTTTTAACTCATTGTAATACTGATTTGATGCCTCTCCCATCATGGCCTCTTCCTCTGTTGTCAAACGAATCCCTCGCTCTGCCGCAATCAAATTTAGCACTTTTAATTCTTTAAAAAAGTTTCTCATATCGTCCAAAAACACCTCCTCATAGGTCTTTCCGTCATCAGTCACTTTCTTTTGCCAAATTTCATCGGTATAGGCCTTTGTAATCTCCTGCTTTTGAGAAAGTATCATCATCATCATCTGTGCTCTTGTATATCCTGGACTCTCCACTGGTGTGGTAATGTCCTGTGCCACATTTTTTACTGCACAGCCCGTGAGCATCACCATACATCCAAGGAGCAATATCCTCTTTCGAAATTTCAACTCCATCCTCCAATGTCAGTTCACTTTCATTATTCCATCCATATCTTCCATATCCTGACCATTTAGGCGTTTCCACATACAATATAAAAAATCAACAATATAAAATGTCAACAACAAAATAGCCAAATACTTCTGTTTATTTTCTGGGATTTTTGCCACTACACTGTGGGCAAAACCATTCAGCCAAGTAAAGAAAAATATTCCCAAAAATCCCCAAGCAATGGAACTCTCTGCACAGATAATTCCCTTATAATTGAACTTTTTATCACTATAATCCCACCAAAGTGAACCAAATAGTCGAATCATCGCCGCTGCAGTGACCAACTCCATCAATGTGGCCATCAGCATACTTGCAAAATACAACTGGACGAAATGCCCTTCAAATGGTGAGAGCACTAAGTATGCCCCTAGTGCTCCAAACCCATAGATAATACAAAATGGTCCATGTCCAAAACCCCGATTGATAACTAACTTTTTATACTGTATAGTCAGTACAATACATTCCAGCACATATCCCATAAAACTAAAGAGAAAAAAAACATTAATCATATGATAAATTGACATCTTCTTCTCCCTCCCTACGAATAATAAACTGTACCATCAATCACCAATGCAATAATTATGCCAAGAATTGCTCCCATCAATACCTGTAATGGCGTATGGCCAACAAATTCCTTTAATTTATCCTGAAAGTCTTCCATATCCTGAAACTTAAAAAAATCCTGTTCCATAATCTTATTTAATAATTTAGCCTGTTTTCCCGTTTCTCTTCGAACCCCCATGGCATCATACATCACTACAACTGCAAAGATAAATCCAATGGCAAATTGAAAGGAACCAACACCATATTTTAGGGCAGATGACATGGCAAATGCACATACAGTCGAGCTGTGGGAGCTTGGCATTCCGCCACTGCCCCACAGTCGCTCTGCTTGAAAGGAACGATTGTACCACAAATCAATCAGTGTCTTTAAGATCTGTGCAATCAACCAACCAAGACTGGCACTCACCAACACTTGATTGGCTCCCAACTCCTGAAAAAAACTCATCTTTCTCTCCTCTATGCCCTGCTCCTGCTCAACGAAAACGCCTGTTTTACTGATACCATTGTCTCTCGAATACTACAAACTTTATCTGCATAGGTCAACACAAACCCCTCCGCATACTTTGGCGGAATAATGGTCAACGGCCACATATGTTTGACAATCATATCTGCTTCCACCTCAGTGAGATCAAAATACTTTTTCGCATTTTTTAGTGCAACACCTGGATGTGTAAAACCATGAATTCGATTGCCCTGAGTGTGCCAATCATACAAAAATAAATCATGTAATAGTGCACCTCTTGCGGCCTCTCGATAGCGTAAGCCTCTTGCTCTTGCAATTTTATAGGTCATATAGGAAACATCAATGCAATGCTCCATACAA
This region of Lachnospiraceae bacterium oral taxon 096 genomic DNA includes:
- a CDS encoding divergent PAP2 family protein, whose product is MSFFQELGANQVLVSASLGWLIAQILKTLIDLWYNRSFQAERLWGSGGMPSSHSSTVCAFAMSSALKYGVGSFQFAIGFIFAVVVMYDAMGVRRETGKQAKLLNKIMEQDFFKFQDMEDFQDKLKEFVGHTPLQVLMGAILGIIIALVIDGTVYYS
- a CDS encoding putative ABC transporter permease, which gives rise to MSIYHMINVFFLFSFMGYVLECIVLTIQYKKLVINRGFGHGPFCIIYGFGALGAYLVLSPFEGHFVQLYFASMLMATLMELVTAAAMIRLFGSLWWDYSDKKFNYKGIICAESSIAWGFLGIFFFTWLNGFAHSVVAKIPENKQKYLAILLLTFYIVDFLYCMWKRLNGQDMEDMDGIMKVN
- a CDS encoding HD family phosphohydrolase → METQYRQDKEYMEIVSDILESDVFQSTENFIMHGTTTCMEHCIDVSYMTYKIARARGLRYREAARGALLHDLFLYDWHTQGNRIHGFTHPGVALKNAKKYFDLTEVEADMIVKHMWPLTIIPPKYAEGFVLTYADKVCSIRETMVSVKQAFSLSRSRA